CAAACCCTGTCAAgttccttctcctttttctccatTCTTCCTAATCTCTACCCTTTAAATGAATCACccagacaaacaaagaaagagtTGACAATGGCTGAATGCAAGTTGGATAACATTATTTCATGAGAACATCATATGTGGTCTAATTAAACAGATACAACACTTTGGGGACAATGGCTGAATGACAATGgcttttgcaaaaaaaattttttttttctttttacctgtAGTACTATTTATCCATCCAGATTATTTAGGTGAGAGTTGTAGATATTTAAACTAGATAGCGCttagcttgtggtgctcaaagtgccaaagaATACATTACCAATCTCGATAGACTCgtactacaggtaagaggaaaatatgttattttttggTGAGCTGTCTCTTTCAATTTCAGGAAGTCAGGTGCTCAAAGAGATGACCACCAGGTCCACAGGCAGGTGAACGGTGCAGCAGCCCTGGTGAGCAGCACATGGTAGGCCTGTCGAAATTGTCTGTTCATGACAGCATAGAGCACAGGGTTGATACAGCTGTTGAGCCAGGTGAGGTTTCCAAAGAACATGTACAGAACCTGTGGGGCACGGTCATGTTCGTCGGCTATATGTATTAACAGGAAGGGGACAAAGCAGAACACGAAACCCAGGAAAACAGCTAAACACATGCGTGTCACATGCTTCATTTCCTTATCATCTCCTTTGGCTGTGCAGTGGGACGAGGATGCTGCATTTGTTGGAGCAGGTGTGGGTGAAGGGGATGTAGTGAAGATATCAGGGGGAGACTTGGTTGCTGATTCGGCCTTGGCAGAGCTGTGAGTAGACTGAGGGGACTTTTCACAATTGATCTCATCTATAGTTTGGGCTAGTTCTGCCTGGCTGCTCATCTCACAGCTACATGTGTTGGCCATACTGCTCTCCACTCCACTGTCATTGGTGTCTTGTGCTGAAGAAGCTGGTTTCTTCCTGGAGGACCGGCGGGTGAACCTATAGCGGAGTAAACCTTGTGATGCAATCCGGACATGTCTGTAGATGAGGAGGTAGAATGTACCAACACATCCCAGACCGACAAAAAAGTAGAACAAGAGCAGGATAATGGAGTAGGGATGGTACGTCGTCCGGGTGATGGTGCATACACAAAACTTTGGCTCAAACACGTAACCATGCCATAGTGGGCCAGAGCTGGCCAGGCCTAGTGCCCATGCTGAGATGATGAGTAACGAAAGACCAAGGTCAGAAAAGACACGGTCAAACACAGCCCTCTTTGCGACCATGAGATATCTGCCCCCTGCTATCAGGCAGAGGGTGATAATGGAGACAGagttgaagaggaggaggagcagaccCAAGATTCTGCAGCACAGCTGACCAGTGCGCCATCTGAGGTGTAGATAGGAGTCCACTAAGCCGGGCTGCAGTATGGTGCAGTACAGGAGATCAGCTAGAGCCAGGTTGACAATGAGCACATTAAAGCGTGTCCTCAGATGAGGATTTATGACGAAGGCTAGAATGGTCATCAGGTTCCCCACTGTACCTATGATGGTCACAGCACATCCGCACAGCACAGCAAAGTAACGGTAGCCGACGACTGAAGGACTGTAGCAGGAGAGGAGGTAGTCCTCTGTTTGGTTGGTGTGGTTCATCATCATTCTGTCAACTAATAAACAGGAAGCAAATTGGTCAACAAACTACAATACACCACACTGAAGGCAACAACGTAAGAGGCTGATATTTGAGTTCCATGAATCTTACTATTATAGAATTATATTATATCCCTCTTCTTCATCTGAAAACCAACATCATAATGGAGAAAAATGGTCCTGGAGGAACAGCTTTGTCAATATCACCAACTGGCCCACTTGTCCAATAAAGATGTTAAATAATAGGGATGTGCTTTTTACTACTCAAAATTAACAGtactcaaaaaacaaaacacagtgatACATCTTAAACATCACTGTCAGtagtagtgttgtcaaaaatattgaaaaatatcaatattgaatgtttgaaacagtttcaatactcattttacACAGTATTGCTACTGATACAAGCTGTGATCTCAAGTAATGCCTGACTAAACAGTTGAATATTATCTGGGACTGTGCAGGTCATTTA
This Pagrus major chromosome 6, Pma_NU_1.0 DNA region includes the following protein-coding sequences:
- the LOC140997717 gene encoding G-protein coupled receptor 84-like, whose amino-acid sequence is MMMNHTNQTEDYLLSCYSPSVVGYRYFAVLCGCAVTIIGTVGNLMTILAFVINPHLRTRFNVLIVNLALADLLYCTILQPGLVDSYLHLRWRTGQLCCRILGLLLLLFNSVSIITLCLIAGGRYLMVAKRAVFDRVFSDLGLSLLIISAWALGLASSGPLWHGYVFEPKFCVCTITRTTYHPYSIILLLFYFFVGLGCVGTFYLLIYRHVRIASQGLLRYRFTRRSSRKKPASSAQDTNDSGVESSMANTCSCEMSSQAELAQTIDEINCEKSPQSTHSSAKAESATKSPPDIFTTSPSPTPAPTNAASSSHCTAKGDDKEMKHVTRMCLAVFLGFVFCFVPFLLIHIADEHDRAPQVLYMFFGNLTWLNSCINPVLYAVMNRQFRQAYHVLLTRAAAPFTCLWTWWSSL